ATGTCATTTGCACAAATCGAAGGAAAATGGAAAACCATAGATGATGAAACCAAACAAGCGAAATCTATCGTAGAAATCTACAAAAAATCTGATGGTAAATATTATGGTAAAGTATCTCAGTTATTGATTAAACCAGCAGATCCTAACTGTACATCATGTAAAGATGACAGAAAAGGAAAACCAATTTTAGGATTGGAAATCATCAGAGGGCTAGCAAAAGATGGTGATGAGTTTACAGGTGGAACGATTACGGACCCAAAAACCGGTAAAACCTACAAATGTACCATCACAAAAAGCGGAGATAAATTAAATGTGAGAGGATATATGGGTGTTTCTATCTTAGGAAGAACACAGGTATGGCAGAAAGTAAACTAAGTAAGTTTAAAATAATATTAAATATAAGGCAACTCATCAATGAGTTGTCTTTTTTGTTATGTAAATAATAAAAAAACACTATTTTTGTACTCTAAATTTTTCAAATAAATATGGCAGAACATACTTTTCGTGAAGTGATTGCGCAGGCAATGAGTGAGGAAATGCGTAAAGACGAATCCATTTTTCTAATGGGAGAAGAAGTTGCAGAATACAATGGTGCATACAAAGCTTCTAAAGGAATGCTGGATGAGTTTGGTGCTAAACGCGTAATCGATACACCTATCGCAGAGCTTGGTTTTACAGGAATCGCGGTGGGCGCAGCAATGAATGGTAACAGACCAATTGTAGAATATATGACATTCAATTTTGCTCTTGTTGGGATCGATCAGATTATCAACAACGCAGCAAAAATTCGTCAGATGAGTGGTGGCCAGTGGAACTGCCCGATTGTTTTCCGTGGTCCTACAGCTTCTGCAGGTCAGTTGGGAGCAACACACTCTCAGGCTTTTGAAAACTGGTTCGCAAACGTTCCGGGTCTTAAAGTAGTCGTTCCTTCAAACGCTTATGATGCGAAAGGATTATTAAAAACGGCAATTCAGGATAATGATCCTATCATTTTCATGGAATCTGAACAGATGTATGGAGATAAAATGGAAATTCCTGAAGAAGAATATTACTTACCAATAGGAAAAGCAGACATAAAAAGAGAAGGTACAGATGTAACTTTGGTTTCTTTCGGAAAAATCATGAAATTGGCAATTCAGGCAGCTGAAGATATGGCTAAAGAAGGTATTTCTGTAGAGGTAATCGATTTGAGAACGATTCGTCCTTTAGATTTTGATACTGTTATCGCTTCAGTAAAGAAAACAAATAGATTGGTAATTTTAGAAGAAGCTTGGCCATTTGGTTCTATATCTTCAGAGATTACTTATATGGTACAGCAGAAAGCATTCGATTATCTGGATGCGCCAATCAAGAGAATTACGACTCCTGATGCACCTGCTCCTTACTCAGCGGCTTTATTTGCAGAATGGTTCCCGAAACTTGAAAAAGTAAAAGAGGAAATCAAAAAAGCAATGTACGTGAAATAATGACGATATGATTATAGAAAAAAACTTCCGAAAGGAAGTTTTTTCATTTATACAATGCATGACTTATGTGACGGTGGGTGATAAATTTAATATAAATTTGCGCTTTTAAAAATAATAAGCTGACATGGCAGAAGTTACTGAAGGAGGTCATCATATAGACCTTAAAAAGCTTTCATTTGTGGGAGTTATCGTCTCTCTCGGAATCGTTTTCGGAGATATCGGTACCTCGCCGCTTTACGTAATGAAAGCGATTGTTAATGCAAGGAAAGATGGTTCTACCATGCCTTTCGACACTTATATAGAAGGTGCTCTTTCTTGTATTATCTGGACATTAACTCTTCAGACGACGCTTAAATATGTGATTATCGCTCTTAAGGCAGATAACCGCGGTGAAGGGGGAATTTTAGCATTATACTCTTTGGTAAAAAAGCTGAAAAAGAAATGGCTCTACGCCGTCGCCATCATCGGAGCCTCAACCTTGGTTGCAGATAGTGTGATTACACCTTCTCTTACGGTAATGTCCGCGATTGAAGGGCTTAAAATCTACAATCCTGATACACCGGTTGTCTTTATTACCCTTTTTATTCTCTTTATCGTTTTCGTTGTACAGCAATTCGGAACGGCTTCCATCGGGAAATTCTTCGGACCCATTATGGTGACGTGGTTTTTGGTTCTGGGAGGTTTCGGATCAATGCATATTGTTGATCATATCGAAATTTTAAAAGCATTCAATCCAATGTATGCCTATAACCTGATTACGCATTCACCAAGTGCGATTGTGATTATGGGGGCAGTGTTTTTATGTACAACAGGAGCCGAAGCTTTATATTCAGATTTAGGGCATTGTGGAGCAAAAAATATCCGTGTAAGCTGGATTTTTGTTAAATTAATGTTGATTCTTAATTATTTAGGACAAGGTGCTTGGTTATTAGATAATTATGAGAAAGTTTTTACAGGAGTTAATCCTTTCTTCGGAATTATGCCTGAATGGGCAGTTTTACCGGGAGTAATTTTGGCAACTTTGGCAGCTATTATTGCGAGTCAGGCTGTAATTACGGGTTCATTTACGATGTTTTCTGAGGCGATGTCTATTTCATTCTGGCCCAATCAACATATTGAATATCCTTCAGGAGTAAAAGGACAGATGTATATCCCAAGAATTAATTGGGGATTAATGTTTTTCTGTTTCATCGTAGTTATTTTCTTCCAAAAATCAGAGCATATGGAAGCGGCTTATGGTTTAACGATTACCATAACGATGTTGATGACCACTATCTTATTGACATATTGGCTGAGCCGAACGAGACTTAATAAGGTATTTCTTTTTGGTTTCGTAGCGATTTATCTTGTCCTTGAGTCTGGATTCTTCTACGCCAATGTGATTAAATTTTTCGATGGCGGGTGGTTGACAATGGTTCTTGGTGGATTTATCGCGGTCTGTATGTACGCTTGGTATAACGGAAGATTATTAAAAGCAAATTTCACAAGCTATGTGAAGATTGATAAATACGTTTCGATCATTAAAGACATGAAATTAGATGAAACAATACCAAAATATTGTACCAATCTTGCCTACTTGAGTCGTGCGAAACGAAATGACGAAATAGAATCTAAAATTATTTATTCTATCATTAAGAAGCAACCAAAAAGAGCTGATCATTATTTTATTTTAAGTATTGTTAATCAGGAAGATCCTTATACTTTTAAATACAGTGTTGATGAAATTTTACCGGGAACAATCTATAAAATTAATTTCCTTTTAGGATTTAAAGTAGACCGAAGAATCAATGATTATTTTAACATGGTTTTAAAAGATTTAATGGCTGATGGAACGATTCCGTCAAGAAGTAGCCATCCTTCTTTGAGAGCGCATGATGTTCCGCCAGATTTGAAATATGTAATCATAGATAACACCTATATCAACGATATTCTCTTGACGGTAAAACAAAAAATTACGTTAAATATTTACAATTTTGTTAAATATATCGGGAGTGATGACTTCAAATCTTGGGGAGTTACTTCGCACAATGTTGTCGTAGAATCGGCTCCATTGACCGAGGAAACGATTTCGAGCAGTAAAATTCAACAAGCAGAATTCCGAAGGTCTAATTTTTAACATTCGCATTTTATAACTGAAATCCATCATATTGATTTAAATAAAAATCGATAAATTTGTAGGAATAAATTTTTTAATGGATACTTTACAAAAAGAAAAAAATATAGCTTTAATAAAAGACGTTTTACGTAATTATTTACTTGAAAAAGGTTTTCGTAACACGCCTGAACGATACACCATCTTAGAAGAGATTTATAATATGGATCATCACTTCAATGTTGATGATCTGTATCTTCTGATGATGCAGAAAAAATATCATGTTTCTAAAGCTACAATTTACAATACCATCGAGATTTTCCTTGATGCTGGCTTAATTCGTAAGCACCAGTTTGGTGAAAAAACGTTGACTTCATCTTCTTACGAGAAATCTTATTTTGATAAGCAACATGATCATTTGGTGATTTACAAAAAAGATTCAGATAAAGAGATTGAAGAAATCATCGAGTTCTGCGATCCTAGAATTCAGGGGATTAAAGAAGCAATAGAAGGAGCTTTTGGCGTAAAAATTGATTCTCATTCGCTGTATTTTTATGGCACTAAGAATGATTAATCAATGAGACTGATTGTTTTTCTATTTCTATTTATTTCCTCGTTCACTTTGGCTCAGGTTACCCCGAAACCTGTGCTGCGTGATCCTTATTTGCAAAACCCTGTAAAAAATCAGCCTCAGAAGAGTAAGCCTGGACAAAAGGTGAAGATCATTCATGCTGATGAAATTAATAAGGATACCAAATATGAAGGGAATCGTTATCTTACAGGAAATGTTATAATAGAACACCAAGGTTCTACACTTTCTGCGGATGAAGTAGTAATGTATGATGAAGAGAATTTTGTAAAGGCTATTGGCAATGCAAAACTTGTTAATTCTGATGGCTCAGTCATTACTTCCTCAGAAATGGAATACGACGGAAATACTCAGAAGGGTATTGCCCGAAAAAATGTTGTTTTAACGGATGTTAAAGGAACGATTATTCAAACTGAAACCATGTATTACGATCGGGTTTCTAATCAGGCGTATTTTAATACGGGCGGAACAATCAATGATGGGAAAAGTACAACCTATGCAAAATCTGCGACATATTTTCTTACGACACGTACAATAGATCTTACCGGAAGGGTGAAAATCGTAGACAAAGATTATACTTTAGAAGGTGATAATGTCGTACAAAATCAAAATACAAATGTCGTTACCATCAACGGGTATACGGTAATTACCAATAATAAGAATCCTAAAAACAGAATTGTTACCGAAAAAGGAACGCATAATATGAATACCAAAGAGTCTTTTCTTACAAAAAACTCTAGGATTTACTATAATGACAAAATTCTTACCGGTGACGAGATGTATTACAACCAGCTTACTGGTTTTGGTAAAGCGACAGGAAATGTAACATTGGATGATCCTTTAGAGAAAAGATACATGAAAGGTGGTTATGGCGAAATTTTCGAAAAGAAAGATTCATCTATGATGACCAAAGAGCCTTATGCAGTGAAGATTTTTGAGAAAGATTCTATTTATTTTGCCGCAGAAAAAATTCTGTCTTATCAGAAGCCAGATACTGCAGATATTACCAAAAAGAAAAGTTACTTAAGAGCTTTCAGAAAGGCGAGAATTTATAAATCTAATGCCCAGGGGAGAGCAGATTCTATCGCGTTTAATGAAACAGACGGAATCATGCACATGTACACCGATCCTATTTTGTGGAGCGGCGAAAAGCAGGTGACAGGCGATAAAGTAGAAGCTTACTTTAATACAACAACTGAAAATATCGACTCTCTAAAAGTTATAGGAAATGGTTTTGCGATTGCAAAAGTAGATTCGCTAAATCTTTTGGATGAATTTCATCAGGTGAAAGGAAAGTTGATGACCGTGTATTATGAAGGACCGGATATTAAAGAAATTAAAGTAATCGGAAATGCAGAGGCTATCACCTATGCTGATGAATTTAATAAGAAGACAAAGGTTAATGATAGGATAGGGGTTAATGTTTCACTGTGCGGAATTATCGGTGCGTTGTTTGATCAACGACAGTTACAGATTATTTCTTGCAGCATTGGTGCGGTTGCAAAAACTTATCCGATGAGTCAGATTTCTCCACAACAGAAAAAGTTTGAAGATTTCAACTGGAATACCAAAGACCGAATACGGAAATGGCAAGATATTCTCGTCGACTCACCAAATTATGAAGAGATAAAATACGAGCCCAACGATACGCTTTACAACAAAGTGCAGGAAGTTGCAGAAAAAGAGAAAGCTAAAGAAGAAGCCAAAAAACCTAAAAGGGTAAGGAAATAATAAGTGAAAGACCAGTTGTAAAGCTGGTCTTTTTATTTGTGTAAATACGAACTTATTTGGTAGAGCCTTGACAAGGTTTTAAACCTTGACAAGGCTTAATTTTAATTAGACGCATGACTTAATTTTAATTAGACGTCTTAATTGAAGAAGTTACACGTCTAAGTTTAAATATCTACAAATACGGGCAATAATCACCTATTAAATTTCTGCATCTGATGAATGTTTTTTAGCTTTGCCTAAAATTTTTGGTACAATGGAAATGCAAAACGATTTTTTTAAATATCAGGCTCAAACGACCCAATTTGCAGCAGGTTTTGAAGTAGAAAAAGCAGAAGGAAGCTATATTTTTGGGAAAGATGGCAGAAAGTATCTTGATTTCGTAGCAGGAGTTTCTGCAAACACTTTAGGGCATTCGCATCCGAAAATTGTCAATGCAATCAAAGAACAGGCTGATAAATATCTTCATGTGATGGTTTATGGGGAATATGCGCAGGAAAAACCTGTTGAATTGTGCCGATTATTAGCCGAAGCAACTCCGAATCCTTTAGAAATTACTTATTTGGTCAACAGCGGAGCAGAAGCGATCGATGGAAGTTTAAAGCTAGCAAAAAGATATACCGGAAGGGAAGAAATTGTTTCTTTTAAAAACTCTTACCACGGTAATACGCATGGAGCATTAAGTGTTTCGGGTCATGAAGGTCACAAAAGAGAATTCCGTCCTTTGCTACCGATGATTTCTTTTATTGAATTTAATAATGAGAATGATTTCGATAAAATTACCGAAAAAACGGCTTGTGTAATTCTTGAAACCATTCAGGGTGCAGCAGGTTTTTTAGTTCCTAATGATGATTATTTAGTTAAACTAAAAAAGAGATGTGAAGAGGTGGGGGCACTTCTTATTTTGGATGAAATTCAACCGGGTTTCGGAAGAACTGGTAAACTGTTTTCTTTTGAGCATTTCGGTATTGTTCCTGACATTCTTGTGATGGGAAAAGGAATGGGCGGAGGTGTTCCTGTAGGAGCATTTATGAGTTCTAAAAAAATAATGGAAACCTTATCACATTCTCCAAAATTAGGTCATATTACGACTTTTGGTGGCAATCCTTTAATTGCTGCGGCTTCTCATGCCACATTGAAAGAAGTTTTAGAAAGCGGTTTAATGAATGAAGTGGATGAAAAGGAAAAATTATACAGAGAACTTCTAGTACATCCTAAAATAAAAAACATCAACGGGAAAGGTTTGATGCTTGCGGTAAATCTTGGAACTCCAGATTTTACACTGAATGTTGCTAAAAGATGCATGGAAAAAGGCTTAATAGTTTTCTGGCAATTATATAGAAACGAGTATCTGAGAATTTCGCCACCGCTTACTATTTCTAAAGAAGAAATTACAGAAGGTTGTAAGATTATTCTTGAGGTTTTAAATGAAGAATAATTGAAAATAAACGCGTTGTAAAACCATTATTTTTGAAGAAGTTTTTTGAGATAATTCTATTCTGAATAGTAGAGGTAAATTTCATTTTGAAGCAATGAAGTTAATTCTGATAAAAATCATAAAAATATAGATATAATCTTGCGTAATAAAAAAATTAATTTATATATTGCGTGACGTTAAAAACAAGTTATATGGCGAAACATAAAGTCCATTACGAATTCCCAATGCACTGTCTTTCAGAGATTTTGTATGAATATTTGGCAACTGCTGAGGGATTGTCTGAATGGTTTGCAGATGAGGTAGTAGAGAAAGGTGATGATTTCTTTTTCAGTTGGGGCGGAGGTCCTGCTGAAAAGGCGACTTTAATCAGATATAAGCCTGAAGGTTTCGTACGTTACAGATGGGAAGAGGATGAAGGGACCAAAAACTTCTTCGAGATGACTATTACAATTGATGATATTACAGAAGATCTGGCTTTAAATATTACAGATTTTTGTGAAGAAGGGGATGAAGAGGAAAACGCAATGTACTGGGAAAACCTTATCGAAAACCTTAGAATAAAATTAGGTGCTGCTTAATTCATAAGCGGGACTGTTTTAATGAACAAAACTGATGAACGATTTATCGTTCATTATTTTTTTATAAAAGAATTAAATTTTGAAAAATACCTATTTTACTTCTGAAGAACTTGAATTGAAAAACCGCGCATTTCTCTCAGGAGATGCGGTGAAAGTTTCTTTTTTTATTAGAAATTCAAAATTAATCATGGATGAAGAATGCTATTTCTTTTTAATGGCGTCCATGAGAAAAATGAGAATGAATATTCCTCTTTCTTACACCCTGGAGTTTTTTCAGAATCTTTTTAATGAAAAAGTGATTGCGGGAAGCAATATTCATAACGGAATTATCAATTTCTTGGTATTCAGAAATTCAGACGGAATTACTTTGTCTAAATCTTCGGTTTCTTATTATTTTGAAGTGGAAGAAATGGATGATATTCTTTCGATTCATCAAAGACCTTTAGAATTAGATTTAATTAAGGAAATTAATGTAAATAATAATCTCCTAAGCAATATCCGCGTTCATTGTCCTGAAAATATTTATGGGAAAATTTACGCCCAGGAAAATGACTTGGATGATGTGATATTATTAAATCCGAATAAGCGAATTGCACGTTCTACCACAGGGAATCTTTTATTCTTGGAAGGGTATGTAGTTAAAATACCAAAACAGTCTGAAGGAGCTTATATTTCGCCGTTATTGGAGAATTTTGTAACCTTCTTGCACAAAAATAATCTTGCCGATACTCAGGAGCATGAAATTATTGCTTTTGAATCTCAGAAAGCAGAAGAAATTCTATTGATTTCAGATGAAAAAGGAGTCTTTTCAGTAAAGAAAATTAGAAATAAAACTTTCGAAAATACCCGCTTCACCGAATTGGTTGAAAGCTGGAGAAATAGTTTCTAAAATTGACAAACCCGGTAAACAACATTGAAGTCCTTTACCGGGTTTTATTCTAACCGAGGTTAGAAATTGTATTTTATTTGGGTAAAGCTTCAAAATCTAAATAAACATGTTTTGCTGCTTTCATCGTACTTGTTTTATATATTCTCAAAGAACGGGAAAAGTATCTTAAAAATTTTATAACAAAAACATAAAATTTGTTAAATTTTAAATCGCTTCAATGTGAAGTAATGGTTAGTTTAAAGAAATATCTTCCGGAGCATTGGCCCATAAAAGATATTCACCACCAAGATTTTGCATAATAGATTTCCATAGAGTATGGTCATTGGGGAGGGTGTAGTCGAGATTGTAGACATCTACTACCGTCCAGACTTTTTGTTGTACTTCATTATCGAGCTGTGAGCCAGACCAACCAGAATATCCTGAAAATATTTTCACATCCTGAATGCTGATTTCGTTCTGCAGCACGGCATTTATGATGAGCTCTATATCTTCAGTAAGATAATATTCGTCATTTATTACGGTGTAATTTTCCGTTACTTTTTTGCCTTTGATGATAAAAAAGACTTTATCATTTTCCACAGGGCCGCCATCGTAAACTTCAATTTCAAAATCGAAAAAATTTTTGAAACGATTACTCATTTTAGTGTTTTTCTTATTCAGTATCAAACCAAATGCTCCATTTTCGGTATGGTCGATAATTAGCACAACCGACCTTGAAAAAATATCGCCGGAAATATCGGGTGTGGAAATTAATATTTTACCTTTGTATGAGTAATTCATACTCAAATTTAATAAAAATTATTTATGGAAAACCTCCACGATAAAAGAAAAATCTACGAAAAATCTCAACTTATTGAAACTGAGATTAAAGAGAATCCTATTGAGCAATTCAGAGATTGGTTCTTAGATGCTTCTGAAAACCCTTCCGTCTCTGAGGCTAATGCAATGGCGGTTTCTACATTGGAGGAAGATGGCTGTCCGCGTACAAGAATGGTCTTACTGAAAGAATATACCTACGAAGGTTTTATTTTTTATACGAATTACGATAGCCGAAAAGGAAAAGCAATTGAAAAAACACATAAAGCCTGTCTTCATTTCTTTTGGCCCGGTTTAGAAAGGCAGATTATTATTAAAGCAGATTTAGAAAAAATTGCTGAGAATTTAAGTGATGGTTATTTTCATTCAAGACCCAAAGGCAGTCAGCTTGGTGCTGCGGTTTCCCCACAAAGCCAGGAAATCCCCGACAGAATGTTTTTAGAAGAAAAATTAAAAGCATTAGAGCAAGAGTACGAGAATAAAGAAGTTCCCAGACCTGAAAATTGGGGCGGGTATATCGCAAAACCTTACGAAATAGAATTTTGGCAGGGAAGACCCAATAGATTGCATGACAGGATAATTTATATCTTAGAAGATTTCGACTGGAAAATCTCTCGATTGGCACCTTAATTTTTAATTATTGAAGTCGAAACCTGTGTTATTTATACGAAAAAACCCCATCATATGATGAGGTTTTCTTTTTTTATAATCACGTGATTATTTTTTCTTTTTAGCAGCTGCAGGAGCGTTTGCCATTGCTACAGCCGAAGATAAATCTGCACCTGCTTTAAACTTAGCAACAGTTTTAGCTTCAATATTGATTGGTTTTTTTGTAGCAGGGTTAATACCTTGTCTTGCTGCTCTTTCAGATACTGAGAAAGTACCGAAACCTACTAAAGATACTTTTCCATCTTTATTCTTTAGGGTGGTAGTTACATTAGAGATGAAAGATTCTAATGCTGCTTTAGCGGCTACCTTAGTAATTCCTGCGTCTTTTGCGATTGCGTCGATTAATTCAGACTTGTTCATAATTTTAATATTAAAAGTTAGTTAGTTATAGAAGCAAATTTAAAACAATTTTCAAATTGTGCAAATTTTTTGCAAAAACTTATTGATTTTTTTTACAATTTGTTAAAATTGATTGAAAATTGATAATTCGGGTTTTTGCGAAAAAGCTACGTTTCGAGGTACTAAAATCATGCCAACTCCTTATGTTTATTGACTTTCCGTGATTCTACGGTTTTATTCTTTGATTTATTAATTCCCTAATTTGGTGTCAAGTATTTATTTTTTTATAGATATGCTTGTTGAGTTTGTAAAATAATTATCAATATTTTACTGTGGATAAAATTAATCGCCTCTATTGATGGGACTTGTAATTTATATTTTGAAATCTGTATTTTGATTTGTATTTGAAAATTCAGCTGGATAAATCAAAAATAAGACGTTAAAAAGAGTTTAAAAAGATACCAAAGGCAAAGTTGCGCACCAAAATAAATATTTAAGTAAAATTTTAAACAAGCTCTTAAATATTATTAATAAATTTGCACCATGTTAATAGAAGTATTCAAATCTAAAATTCACAGGGTAAGAGTTACGGCTTCAGACCTTAATTATATTGGAAGCATTACCATTGACGAAGACCTTATCGAAGCTGCTGGTTTGGTAGTAGGAGAAAGAGTTTATATCGTTAATGTCAACAACGGAGAGCGTTTTGATACGTATGTGATTAAAGGGAAAAGAAAATCTGGTGAAGTTTGCTTAAATGGCCCTGCTGCTAGAAAAGTACAGCGTGATGACATCATTATTATCATTGCTTATGCACAGATGACGCCCGAGGAAGCTCAGGAGTTTCAACCAAAAATCGTTTTT
The sequence above is a segment of the Chryseobacterium turcicum genome. Coding sequences within it:
- a CDS encoding OstA-like protein, whose product is MRLIVFLFLFISSFTLAQVTPKPVLRDPYLQNPVKNQPQKSKPGQKVKIIHADEINKDTKYEGNRYLTGNVIIEHQGSTLSADEVVMYDEENFVKAIGNAKLVNSDGSVITSSEMEYDGNTQKGIARKNVVLTDVKGTIIQTETMYYDRVSNQAYFNTGGTINDGKSTTYAKSATYFLTTRTIDLTGRVKIVDKDYTLEGDNVVQNQNTNVVTINGYTVITNNKNPKNRIVTEKGTHNMNTKESFLTKNSRIYYNDKILTGDEMYYNQLTGFGKATGNVTLDDPLEKRYMKGGYGEIFEKKDSSMMTKEPYAVKIFEKDSIYFAAEKILSYQKPDTADITKKKSYLRAFRKARIYKSNAQGRADSIAFNETDGIMHMYTDPILWSGEKQVTGDKVEAYFNTTTENIDSLKVIGNGFAIAKVDSLNLLDEFHQVKGKLMTVYYEGPDIKEIKVIGNAEAITYADEFNKKTKVNDRIGVNVSLCGIIGALFDQRQLQIISCSIGAVAKTYPMSQISPQQKKFEDFNWNTKDRIRKWQDILVDSPNYEEIKYEPNDTLYNKVQEVAEKEKAKEEAKKPKRVRK
- a CDS encoding aspartate aminotransferase family protein, whose translation is MQNDFFKYQAQTTQFAAGFEVEKAEGSYIFGKDGRKYLDFVAGVSANTLGHSHPKIVNAIKEQADKYLHVMVYGEYAQEKPVELCRLLAEATPNPLEITYLVNSGAEAIDGSLKLAKRYTGREEIVSFKNSYHGNTHGALSVSGHEGHKREFRPLLPMISFIEFNNENDFDKITEKTACVILETIQGAAGFLVPNDDYLVKLKKRCEEVGALLILDEIQPGFGRTGKLFSFEHFGIVPDILVMGKGMGGGVPVGAFMSSKKIMETLSHSPKLGHITTFGGNPLIAAASHATLKEVLESGLMNEVDEKEKLYRELLVHPKIKNINGKGLMLAVNLGTPDFTLNVAKRCMEKGLIVFWQLYRNEYLRISPPLTISKEEITEGCKIILEVLNEE
- the pdxH gene encoding pyridoxamine 5'-phosphate oxidase — encoded protein: MENLHDKRKIYEKSQLIETEIKENPIEQFRDWFLDASENPSVSEANAMAVSTLEEDGCPRTRMVLLKEYTYEGFIFYTNYDSRKGKAIEKTHKACLHFFWPGLERQIIIKADLEKIAENLSDGYFHSRPKGSQLGAAVSPQSQEIPDRMFLEEKLKALEQEYENKEVPRPENWGGYIAKPYEIEFWQGRPNRLHDRIIYILEDFDWKISRLAP
- a CDS encoding Fur family transcriptional regulator; the protein is MDTLQKEKNIALIKDVLRNYLLEKGFRNTPERYTILEEIYNMDHHFNVDDLYLLMMQKKYHVSKATIYNTIEIFLDAGLIRKHQFGEKTLTSSSYEKSYFDKQHDHLVIYKKDSDKEIEEIIEFCDPRIQGIKEAIEGAFGVKIDSHSLYFYGTKND
- a CDS encoding YqgE/AlgH family protein; translation: MNYSYKGKILISTPDISGDIFSRSVVLIIDHTENGAFGLILNKKNTKMSNRFKNFFDFEIEVYDGGPVENDKVFFIIKGKKVTENYTVINDEYYLTEDIELIINAVLQNEISIQDVKIFSGYSGWSGSQLDNEVQQKVWTVVDVYNLDYTLPNDHTLWKSIMQNLGGEYLLWANAPEDISLN
- the panD gene encoding aspartate 1-decarboxylase; translation: MLIEVFKSKIHRVRVTASDLNYIGSITIDEDLIEAAGLVVGERVYIVNVNNGERFDTYVIKGKRKSGEVCLNGPAARKVQRDDIIIIIAYAQMTPEEAQEFQPKIVFPDEKTNLLT
- a CDS encoding START-like domain-containing protein; protein product: MAKHKVHYEFPMHCLSEILYEYLATAEGLSEWFADEVVEKGDDFFFSWGGGPAEKATLIRYKPEGFVRYRWEEDEGTKNFFEMTITIDDITEDLALNITDFCEEGDEEENAMYWENLIENLRIKLGAA
- a CDS encoding aminotransferase class IV — protein: MKNTYFTSEELELKNRAFLSGDAVKVSFFIRNSKLIMDEECYFFLMASMRKMRMNIPLSYTLEFFQNLFNEKVIAGSNIHNGIINFLVFRNSDGITLSKSSVSYYFEVEEMDDILSIHQRPLELDLIKEINVNNNLLSNIRVHCPENIYGKIYAQENDLDDVILLNPNKRIARSTTGNLLFLEGYVVKIPKQSEGAYISPLLENFVTFLHKNNLADTQEHEIIAFESQKAEEILLISDEKGVFSVKKIRNKTFENTRFTELVESWRNSF
- a CDS encoding DUF2147 domain-containing protein, giving the protein MKKLLATFVLSLFSVMSFAQIEGKWKTIDDETKQAKSIVEIYKKSDGKYYGKVSQLLIKPADPNCTSCKDDRKGKPILGLEIIRGLAKDGDEFTGGTITDPKTGKTYKCTITKSGDKLNVRGYMGVSILGRTQVWQKVN
- a CDS encoding pyruvate dehydrogenase complex E1 component subunit beta codes for the protein MAEHTFREVIAQAMSEEMRKDESIFLMGEEVAEYNGAYKASKGMLDEFGAKRVIDTPIAELGFTGIAVGAAMNGNRPIVEYMTFNFALVGIDQIINNAAKIRQMSGGQWNCPIVFRGPTASAGQLGATHSQAFENWFANVPGLKVVVPSNAYDAKGLLKTAIQDNDPIIFMESEQMYGDKMEIPEEEYYLPIGKADIKREGTDVTLVSFGKIMKLAIQAAEDMAKEGISVEVIDLRTIRPLDFDTVIASVKKTNRLVILEEAWPFGSISSEITYMVQQKAFDYLDAPIKRITTPDAPAPYSAALFAEWFPKLEKVKEEIKKAMYVK
- a CDS encoding HU family DNA-binding protein codes for the protein MNKSELIDAIAKDAGITKVAAKAALESFISNVTTTLKNKDGKVSLVGFGTFSVSERAARQGINPATKKPINIEAKTVAKFKAGADLSSAVAMANAPAAAKKKK
- a CDS encoding KUP/HAK/KT family potassium transporter, which codes for MAEVTEGGHHIDLKKLSFVGVIVSLGIVFGDIGTSPLYVMKAIVNARKDGSTMPFDTYIEGALSCIIWTLTLQTTLKYVIIALKADNRGEGGILALYSLVKKLKKKWLYAVAIIGASTLVADSVITPSLTVMSAIEGLKIYNPDTPVVFITLFILFIVFVVQQFGTASIGKFFGPIMVTWFLVLGGFGSMHIVDHIEILKAFNPMYAYNLITHSPSAIVIMGAVFLCTTGAEALYSDLGHCGAKNIRVSWIFVKLMLILNYLGQGAWLLDNYEKVFTGVNPFFGIMPEWAVLPGVILATLAAIIASQAVITGSFTMFSEAMSISFWPNQHIEYPSGVKGQMYIPRINWGLMFFCFIVVIFFQKSEHMEAAYGLTITITMLMTTILLTYWLSRTRLNKVFLFGFVAIYLVLESGFFYANVIKFFDGGWLTMVLGGFIAVCMYAWYNGRLLKANFTSYVKIDKYVSIIKDMKLDETIPKYCTNLAYLSRAKRNDEIESKIIYSIIKKQPKRADHYFILSIVNQEDPYTFKYSVDEILPGTIYKINFLLGFKVDRRINDYFNMVLKDLMADGTIPSRSSHPSLRAHDVPPDLKYVIIDNTYINDILLTVKQKITLNIYNFVKYIGSDDFKSWGVTSHNVVVESAPLTEETISSSKIQQAEFRRSNF